In one Andrena cerasifolii isolate SP2316 chromosome 2, iyAndCera1_principal, whole genome shotgun sequence genomic region, the following are encoded:
- the Rybp gene encoding ring and YY1 binding protein, with protein sequence MNHSGSGKRQAKVLEENYWDCSVCTYRNTAEAFKCLMCDVRKGTSTRKPRINPQLVAQQVAQQQYVPLLKLGKKEGGCGGSTASSGKEKDRKLDKPRRKNRHPPRLKNIDRSTAQTNEVTVNNVTVVITEYKPKVKKSSDQSGLSSSASSENGSQHDSNQDSRSLDIGTDA encoded by the exons ATGAACCATTCGGGAAGTGGAAAACGTCAGGCGAAGGTTTTGGAAGAAAACTATTGGGACTGCAGTGTCTGCACGTATAGGAATACCGCAGAAGCATTTAAGTGCCTCATGTGTGACGTCCGTAAAGGAACTTCTACGCGGAAACCCCGCATTAATCCCCAACTTGTGGCGCAACAG GTGGCACAGCAACAGTATGTACCACTTCTGAAGCTAGGGAAAAAGGAAGGTGGTTGTGGAGGTAGTACAGCTAGTAGCGGTAAAGAGAAAGACCGCAAATTGGACAAACCAAGACGCAAAAATAGGCACCCGCCTCGTCTTAAAAATATAGATCGTAGTACAGCTCAAACCAATGAAGTGACAGTAAATAATGTTACTGTTGTTATTACGGAGTATAAGCCCAAAGTGAAAAAAAGTTCAGATCAGTCTGGTTTATCTAGCAGTGCTTCATCCGAGAATGGAAGCCAGCATGATTCTAATCAAGACTCTAGAAGTTTGGATATAGGAACTGATGCTTAG
- the LOC143378965 gene encoding periodic tryptophan protein 1 homolog: MNIIPCTGWVKRGVSARIPEKVQLTPAELQKIIKQTQSKLQGAGSDSDEETKSETKPKFDVSNTDEYNFDKYDDESGSIHCNIGNIATFGKDGKDPLVTRDDDDSEKEDDTIKDDDNLVLVGHVEGDSSILEVFVYNEAEGSFYCHHDILLPSFPLCVEWLNYDPADSKPSNLCAIGNMTPIIEVWDLDVIDCLEPAYTLGSKPNKKKNLKRVGHKDAVLDLAWNENYVHVIASGSADQTVLLWDLENGTPVNKFTAFNENVQSLTWHPQETHQLLTGSADKEVRLFDCRYETIAKSWTALGEVEKVLWNRFDPYYCLISTDNGYIQYVDIRKDEPIWNSQAHTKEVTGLSLSSSCPGFLVSSANDGIIKVWDIIGTEPTLVWEKKSNLGSILCLASNPDNPFVFAGGGDNKSHNFKVFNFLDISDVRERFQDRKCNISKEDQDTGLHQSREKMMDVSEDMESMVLNTAEPSTSSKKKKNKRKGPRY, translated from the exons ATGAATATAATACCGTGTACAGGTTGGGTAAAAAGAGGTGTCTCGGCTAGGATTCCTGAAAAG gTTCAGTTAACACCGGCAGAGTTgcagaaaattataaaacagaCACAATCGAAACTACA AGGTGCTGGAAGTGATTCAGACGAGGAGACCAAGAGCGAAACAAAGCCTAAGTTCGATGTATCCAACACCGATGAATACAACTTTGACAAATATGACGATGAAT CGGGCAGCATACATTGCAATATTGGTAATATCGCAACTTTCGGGAAAGATGGGAAAGATCCTCTCGTGACACGGGATGACGATGATTCGGAGAAAGAGGACGACACTATAAAAGATGATGACAATCTTGTCTTGGTAGGACACGTTGAAGGAGACTCCAGCATTTTGGAAGTATTTG TTTACAATGAAGCGGAAGGTTCATTTTATTGTCACCATGACATACTGCTACCATCGTTTCCACTCTGCGTAGAGTGGCTTAACTATGACCCTGCAGATTCAAAACCAA GCAATTTATGTGCAATTGGTAATATGACTCCGATAATAGAAGTGTGGGATTTAGATGTAATAGATTGTTTAGAACCAGCTTATACGCTTGGTTCTAAaccaaataaaaagaaaaatctgaAACGTGTTGGACATAAGGATGCTGTATTAGATTTGGCATGGAATGAAAATTATGT ACATGTAATTGCCAGTGGATCGGCTGACCAAACAGTGTTGTTATGGGATTTAGAGAATGGTACGCCTGTGAATAAGTTCACTGCCTTTAATGAAAATGTTCAGTCATTAACGTGGCATCCACAGGAAACTCATCAGCTACTGACAGGTTCTGCGGATAA GGAGGTGAGATTATTTGACTGCAGATACGAAACAATTGCAAAATCTTGGACAGCATTGGGGGAAGTAGAGAAAGTATTATGGAATCGTTTTGACCCATATTACTGTTTA ATAAGCACAGATAATGGATACATTCAATACGTGGATATTAGGAAAGATGAACCAATATGGAATTCACAAGCTCACACGAAGGAAGTTACAG GTTTATCTCTTAGTTCATCGTGTCCCGGCTTTCTCGTTAGCTCTGCAAATGATGGTATCATAAAAGTATGGGATATTATTGGTACGGAACCAACACTTGTTTGGGAAAAGAAAAGTAATCTGGGGTCTATACTATGTCTCGCGTCAAATCCAGATAATCCTTTTGTGTTCGCTGGTGGCGGTGACAATAAGTCGCACAATTTCAAAGTATTCAATTTTTTGGACATATCAGATG tacGCGAGAGATTCCAAGATAGGAAATGTAATATATCAAAGGAAGATCAAGATACGGGCTTGCACCAAAGTAGGGAAAAGATGATGGATGTATCCGAGGATATGGAGTCAATGGTTCTTAACACAGCTGAGCCTAGTACAtcatcgaagaagaagaagaataaacgAAAAGGACCAAGATATTGA
- the LOC143378977 gene encoding PAT complex subunit Asterix, translating into MNSSSDPRRPEREVRYKPLTANSQAQASDNSTPDYMNILGMIFSMCGLMMRLKWCAWVALYCSCISFANSKVSDDTKQILSSFMLSISAVVMSYLQNPQPMTPPWTSAMQ; encoded by the coding sequence ATGAATAGTTCGTCAGATCCTAGACGCCCAGAACGAGAGGTTCGGTATAAACCCCTTACAGCCAACAGTCAAGCGCAAGCAAGTGACAACTCAACGCCGGACTACATGAACATATTAGGAATGATCTTTAGTATGTGTGGTTTGATGATGAGATTGAAATGGTGTGCGTGGGTCGCCCTGTATTGTTCTTGTATTAGCTTCGCGAACTCAAAGGTGAGCGACGACACTAAACAGATTCTTAGTAGTTTCATGCTGTCTATATCGGCGGTTGTAATGTCGTACTTACAAAATCCACAACCTATGACTCCGCCATGGACATCGGCGATGCAATAA